The proteins below are encoded in one region of Ferroplasma acidiphilum:
- a CDS encoding DUF211 domain-containing protein, which translates to MNLRRILLDVDKGLNRPTLTELAGSIEDVPGVDAVKITVTEMDMETMGTSITVEGININYNYLIKVIEDMGCAIHSIDEVITGKHIVK; encoded by the coding sequence ATGAATCTGAGGAGAATTTTACTGGATGTAGACAAAGGATTGAATAGGCCAACACTGACTGAACTTGCCGGTTCCATCGAAGACGTGCCGGGAGTAGATGCCGTGAAAATTACGGTTACTGAAATGGACATGGAAACCATGGGTACCAGCATCACGGTAGAGGGAATAAATATTAATTATAATTATCTCATAAAAGTGATAGAAGATATGGGGTGCGCTATACATTCTATTGACGAAGTTATCACGGGAAAACACATAGTAAAATGA
- a CDS encoding glycosyltransferase family 4 protein — MIAITFVIPSSLDYNGGIEKTIARYNSYTTDDFKKIVLQGVPGGNNKDVYGINSVYSKLIISTSGKLNFLVRAMAPFILKFDRLLNYRVIRNIENNSQVIYLTNDDYYYLFAHGKFFVWSEHGNIPSSYTGIKPLNNAIYALIKDKLIFRKIKAMHLINCYNMNLAPFKNTFCVPNGVDTSHFFPSERAHSSIRLLFVGRLEKSKGIDKIVNVFKQNLLNIEFTVVGSGELESLFSTPVKNVNYVKNPDNEKLAEIYRNSDAFIFPSMLENFGNVVLEALSSGLYVIGSESLRPRFDDIEKMNFLEYIESTESAILKSLEDLDRKIEYTGKYENRIKMHNYIAGKYGWDVVLPQFYNKMKNAYYSE; from the coding sequence ATGATTGCCATAACATTTGTGATACCTTCCAGCCTGGATTACAATGGCGGGATAGAGAAGACTATAGCCCGCTATAATTCTTATACTACAGATGATTTCAAAAAAATAGTGCTTCAGGGTGTTCCCGGGGGTAACAATAAAGATGTTTATGGCATAAATTCTGTCTATTCAAAACTTATCATATCCACATCAGGTAAGTTAAATTTTCTCGTAAGGGCAATGGCACCTTTTATTTTAAAATTTGATAGGCTCTTAAACTACAGGGTTATAAGAAACATTGAAAACAACTCACAGGTAATTTACCTTACAAACGATGATTATTATTATTTATTTGCACACGGAAAATTTTTTGTCTGGAGTGAGCATGGGAACATACCATCCAGTTATACAGGGATTAAACCGCTAAATAATGCAATATATGCATTGATTAAGGATAAGCTCATATTCAGGAAAATCAAAGCAATGCACCTCATAAACTGCTATAACATGAATCTGGCCCCATTCAAAAATACCTTCTGTGTCCCCAATGGAGTTGACACTTCACATTTCTTTCCATCCGAAAGGGCCCATAGTTCAATTCGCCTCCTATTCGTTGGAAGGCTGGAAAAATCAAAGGGAATAGATAAAATCGTTAACGTATTTAAACAGAATCTTCTAAATATTGAATTCACAGTTGTGGGGTCAGGTGAACTGGAATCACTTTTTTCAACACCGGTTAAAAATGTAAATTATGTAAAAAACCCGGACAATGAAAAGCTTGCAGAAATATACAGGAACTCGGATGCTTTCATTTTCCCCTCTATGCTGGAGAATTTTGGAAATGTGGTACTGGAAGCTCTATCATCAGGGCTCTATGTTATAGGGTCAGAATCATTGAGGCCGCGATTTGATGATATTGAAAAAATGAATTTTCTTGAATATATAGAAAGCACAGAAAGTGCAATACTGAAATCACTGGAAGATCTGGATAGGAAAATCGAATACACGGGAAAATATGAAAACAGGATTAAAATGCACAATTATATTGCGGGCAAATATGGATGGGACGTTGTGCTGCCACAGTTTTATAATAAAATGAAGAATGCCTATTATAGTGAATGA
- a CDS encoding metal-dependent hydrolase, with protein sequence MATEIIWHGHAGFSIKNAVNILVDPFFSGNPLSSEDVNSIKADLILVTHGHFDHAGDAVTIAKKNGCPIVCSFELSEIIKKENVETIDINPGGTIEYNGVKATAVPAIHSSSYNGAYAGEAMGFIIDNGDLKIYHAGDTTFFKDMELIGEIYHPDVAMLPIGGHYTMDVDGAIEALKLLKVKNAIPMHYNTFPPIKADASEFQKKAERSGIKAIVPEIARPFKL encoded by the coding sequence ATGGCAACAGAAATTATATGGCACGGACATGCTGGATTCTCAATAAAGAATGCTGTTAACATACTTGTTGACCCGTTCTTCAGTGGAAACCCGCTGAGCAGCGAGGATGTTAATAGTATTAAAGCTGATCTGATACTCGTTACCCACGGTCATTTTGACCATGCAGGGGATGCTGTAACAATAGCTAAAAAAAATGGTTGCCCTATTGTATGTTCTTTTGAGCTTTCTGAAATTATTAAAAAGGAAAATGTTGAAACAATAGACATTAATCCCGGAGGCACAATAGAATATAATGGTGTGAAGGCAACTGCGGTTCCGGCAATACACTCATCAAGTTACAATGGCGCATATGCCGGTGAAGCAATGGGATTTATTATCGATAATGGTGATCTAAAAATATACCATGCGGGCGATACCACATTTTTTAAAGATATGGAACTCATAGGAGAAATTTACCATCCAGATGTTGCAATGCTGCCCATTGGCGGCCACTATACAATGGATGTGGATGGGGCAATAGAAGCACTGAAACTTCTTAAAGTAAAAAATGCGATACCTATGCATTATAACACATTCCCTCCGATTAAGGCAGATGCTTCAGAATTTCAGAAGAAAGCGGAAAGGAGTGGTATTAAGGCAATAGTTCCGGAGATCGCAAGGCCTTTCAAGCTATAA